A genomic stretch from Mya arenaria isolate MELC-2E11 chromosome 10, ASM2691426v1 includes:
- the LOC128205226 gene encoding toll-like receptor 3, whose protein sequence is MALFKHRLSVMIITCFAISVQRAYGNNLRKRLSECPGSTICTCTRSKDGQYNVYCDGNEERQTLRQETLPDNITNLYVEQFLFQSLSIKQFPPNIRVRKFHSINNDIWDMKNDTFSNFGSLTEVLFSGGKLRNKRQVFDAIEGIKGNVNLTLAIEGMRLTNLTKSSLRFHGFAKITNLRLNRNDMAILRPELIEHFHYLEKISVVHNAISKFSNTSQQFFSLTQLDISNNRLNSSTIRFCFDNDRGLFPNLRNLNVAKNFISYIEEKSWKCFKKLEVLNLSDNKIQVFEINSIRLLVSLKELNLSKNWINSKEGIIPGKYPPQLRYLDLSANQLVPFMPKICDQSSNDTIGITKLNLKYNHISVLTDKYTKCLRNLTELQLSKNAIETIENNAFAHFPKLRVLHMDRQIQGLKKLAENAFNITDLTELDLSGNFLKFKDNSFEKIFNAFKHVLKLNLTDNHIVNKPAFFSTLAQLKNLKTLALNRVGLKKIPYKIFSTFDELTSIKLDHNAIKEIHFPPNITIKSKVEYISVRWNRIKLPDKSNLFPEPVVHYLKRLNMKYNLFDCSCDENSRWFRSQIKSNARGGFIQNVKLVGWPIGYFCRSPREMDGKRLINYHLSANDCRPPDPYIPVYIGSACTVLIISVFATMFYWNRWYIQYYWHRLKKKYKPVRGVSDPERQPLVAILNEMYDAYVIYNHNDRHFVLKDLRRLLEDKLQYKLLLWDRDGGVGGSKADAYFEAMDRSKNVIVVVSNNLMNDAWCEFQIDIALLSKVETRGRKKIFLVILTDMDLESVSKSWCVLLTKKSNGKWCETENSIRRKVFVEDLKATMGKPLSDC, encoded by the coding sequence ATGGCCCTTTTTAAACACCGTTTAAGTGTAATGATAATAACCTGTTTTGCAATATCTGTACAACGAGCATATGGAAACAATTTGCGTAAAAGACTTTCTGAGTGTCCCGGCTCCACAATTTGCACTTGTACAAGGTCAAAAGATGGACAATACAACGTTTACTGTGATGGAAATGAAGAACGGCAAACCTTAAGGCAGGAAACGCTACCAGACAATATAACAAATCTCTACGTGGAACAGTTTCTGTTCCAGAGTTTGTCTATTAAACAGTTTCCACCAAATATTCGTGTGAGAAAATTTCATTCCATAAATAATGACATATGGGATATgaaaaatgacacattttctAATTTCGGCTCATTAACAGAGGTGTTGTTCTCAGGTGGAAAACTAAGAAACAAGAGGCAGGTATTCGACGCTATTGAAGGAATTAAAGGCAATGTTAACCTTACACTTGCTATTGAAGGTATGAGACTCACGAATTTGACGAAATCAAGTCTGAGGTTTCATGGTTTTGCGAAAATAACAAATCTTCGCCTTAACCGCAATGACATGGCCATATTAAGGCCCGAATTGATTGAGCATTTTCATTACCTCGAGAAAATTTCTGTTGTACATAATGCTATAAGCAAGTTCAGCAACACAAGCCAACAGTTCTTTTCCTTAACACAACTGGATATAAGCAATAACAGACTTAACTCAAGCACAATAAGATTTTGTTTCGACAACGACAGGGGTCTATTCCCAAACCTTCGAAATTTAAACGTTGCTAAAAATTTCATATCTTACATAGAAGAAAAGTCGTGGAAATGTTTCAAAAAgcttgaagttttaaatttgtcaGATAACAAAATACAGGTGTTCGAAATAAACAGTATTAGACTCTTAGTTTCCCTCAAGGAGCTTAATCTAAGTAAAAACTGGATCAACTCCAAGGAAGGTATTATTCCGGGCAAGTATCCACCCCAGCTTCGCTATCTGGATTTGAGTGCCAACCAGTTGGTACCGTTCATGCCAAAGATTTGTGACCAGTCAAGCAACGACACAATAggaataacaaaattaaacctcAAATATAACCACATTAGTGTGCTTACAGATAAATACACCAAATGTCTTCGAAATCTAACAGAATTACAGCTAAGCAAAAATGCTATAGAGACGATTGAAAATAATGCGTTTGCACATTTTCCAAAGCTAAGAGTTTTACATATGGACAGACAGATTCAGGGATTAAAAAAGTTagcagaaaatgcatttaacattaCAGATCTAACAGAACTAGATTTATCGGggaatttcttgaaatttaaagataacagttttgaaaaaatcttcaatgcatttaaacatgttttaaaacttaaccTTACTGACAATCATATCGTGAATAAGCCGGCATTTTTTTCCACTTTGGCGCAATTAAAGAATCTTAAAACTCTTGCACTCAATAGGGTTGGACTTAAAAAAATCCCATATAAAATCTTCTCAACATTTGATGAACTTACCTCTATTAAACTGGACCATAATgcaattaaagaaatacattttccaccaaatattacaattaaaagCAAAGTTGAATATATATCCGTCAGGTGGAATCGTATAAAACTTCCGgataaaagtaatttatttccaGAGCCAGTTGTGCattatttaaaacgtttgaACATGAAATATAACCTTTTTGATTGCTCTTGTGATGAAAACTCAAGATGGTTCCGAAGTCAGATTAAATCAAATGCGCGTGGAGGGTTTATTCAAAACGTAAAACTTGTTGGATGGCCAATCGGTTACTTTTGCCGTTCACCTCGGGAAATGGATGGAAAAAGATTGATAAATTACCATCTGTCAGCTAATGACTGTCGCCCGCCAGATCCGTACATCCCTGTCTACATAGGGAGTGCTTGTACAGTActtattatttctgttttcgCCACAATGTTCTACTGGAACCGATGGTACATTCAGTACTACTGGCATAGGCTAAAAAAGAAGTACAAACCTGTCCGGGGTGTGTCAGATCCCGAACGGCAGCCGCTTGTagcaatattaaatgaaatgtacGATGCGTACGTCATTTATAACCATAATGATAGGCATTTCGTTCTTAAAGATTTAAGAAGACTGTTGGAAGATAAATTACAATACAAACTTCTTCTTTGGGACAGAGACGGCGGTGTAGGTGGTTCTAAAGCTGATGCATACTTTGAGGCTATGGACAGATCAAAGAACGTTATAGTGGTTGTTTCAAACAATCTAATGAACGACGCCTGGTGCGAATTTCAAATAGACATTGCATTGTTGAGTAAAGTTGAGACAAGAGGAAGAAAGAAGATATTTCTTGTAATTCTGACGGATATGGATTTGGAATCTGTGAGTAAATCTTGGTGTGTTCTTTTAACAAAGAAGAGCAACGGAAAATGGTGTGAAACTGAAAATAGTATACGAAGAAAAGTATTTGTAGAGGACCTGAAAGCCACAATGGGAAAACCATTGTCTGATTGTTGA
- the LOC128204637 gene encoding uncharacterized protein LOC128204637 — translation MTFHLQDPCPYLKGHTYDAVKDGHTAADTTEVTETSEDALGESAEVLEHAYHDAVGDSGTVAPSTVAPSTVVSEHAEGPPQDAVKDGHTAADTTEVTETSEDALGESAEVLEHAYHDAVEIRGIVYHPQLSLNMLKGRLKQCSRFDPGAATVLWLIRVRGICGKYLEDIFSARDILHSSRKEEAKMLLRRLYSCRNNRDLRTISRCSWCINRRSEVDHAYLDATGNNGTVAPSTVISEHAEGLPEARNFQRLTEEQGQLLRKCRNVQHYYETGTEDDRLY, via the exons ATGACATTCCACTTGCaggacccgtgtccctacctcaaaggtcacaCTTATG aTGCTGTTAAAGATGGTCATACAGCTGCAGATACTACAGAGGTCACAGAAACATCTGAAGATGCCCTCGGTGAATCAGCAGAAGTCTTGGAACATGCTTATCATG ATGCTGTAGGGGACAGTGGGACAGTTGCCCCATCCACAGTTGCCCCATCCACAGTTGTCTCTGAACATGCTGAAGGGCCGCCTCAAg aTGCTGTTAAAGATGGTCATACAGCTGCAGATACTACAGAGGTCACAGAAACATCTGAAGATGCCCTCGGTGAATCAGCAGAAGTCTTGGAACATGCTTATCATG aTGCTGTAGAAATCAGAGGGATAGTTTACCATCCACAGTTGTCTCTGAACATGCTGAAGGGCCGCCTCAAG CAATGTTCAAGATTTGACCCAGGAGCAGCTACAGTATTATGGTTGATCAGAGTGAGAGGCATCTGCGGAAAATATTTGGAGGATATATTCTCTGCGAGAGACATATTGCATTCAAGCAGGAAGGAAGAAGCAAAA ATGCTGTTAAGACGATTATACAGTTGCAGAAACAACAGAGATCTCAGAACCATCTCAAGATGCTCTTGGTGCATCAACAGAAGATCAGAAGTGGACCATGCCTATCTTG ATGCTACAGGGAACAATGGTACAGTTGCCCCATCCACTGTCATCTCTGAACATGCTGAAGGGCTGCCTGAAG CCAGGAACTTTCAGCGTTTAACAGAGGAGCAAGGCCAACTCCTAAGAAAATGTCGAAATGTTCAACATTACTATGAGACGGGAACTGAAGATGATAGACTGTATTAA